The window TTTAAGATTATCGATAATTTTTTTCTTTGCCTTGCCATAAACCACTAAGGCTGAAAAAGGACTTAATATCTGGGAAAACCTGCTGAAATATTTTAATAAATCTGAATTGTTGCGAAATAAATTGAGCTCCTCCAAGAACGGAATGGCAAGAAGCACCTCTTCGGAAAAGATTTTTCCTTCGGAAGTTTGAAGTAAGTAGCCCCCGCTGATTTTCCTTATACTTTCTACTGGACACTTTAGCCTAACTTCAAGTCCTTTTGCTAGATAGTTTAAGAAGCCTCCAATTCCATTTTCGGTTTCAACTATACCGGTAAAGTTATATCCCAGGGCTAGTATGAAGGCCAAACTTGAAGCTTTTTCAAGTGGCGTTTGAGCAACTATGAAGTTCTGCGCCCTGAAAAATTCTAAAAACTCCTCTGGCAGTTTAGTGTAAAAGCTTCGAATTAATGATAGAGCCGGTTTTTTTGCAAGAGGAAGGTATTTTAACAATCGTGAATTATAAGAGTTAAGGACTGATTTAATTGTGCTAAGAAAACCACCATTAAGGGGAAAATAAAACGGGGTAGTTAAGACGTCCCGAGTTGTTCTGTATACGAAATTGAAAAATTTTTCGTTTTCTTTACTGGGGACGGCCTTATTAATCTCTTCCAGGGTGATACCAGGATTAGAATGAATTGCTATTTTCTTGCCGTTTAACAAATGAACTTCGCAGACAGGATCTAAATAGGAAAACCTGGTTTTGAATTTTCCATCACTGTTTATAATTCTGAATAGCCTTTCCATGGGGTATTCTGACGAAAAGCCCGGCAATGTGGTAGCACCGGCGTTATACAAAAGTCCTCTGTGTTCGAAAGTAGATGCGCATCCGCCGAGCTTTTCTCCTGCCTCAAGTATGGTTATATCGTAACCCAAGCTTTTAAACAAAATAGCGCCGAAAATACCCCCAATTCCACCGCCAACAACAATTAATTGCTTGTTGATTTTGGTTATTCCTTTTCCCATAAGTAGCATACAGACTTAGGGAGCCTTGTGTATTCTCAAAAATTCACCAGGAAGTGGATATAAATTCCCTTTTCATAAATCAATAAGCCTGCCTTTTTCTTAAAAGGTTGAAAAGCCTGCAGGCTTTTATTAAATAAAAAACTGCAAAAAAGGAATATTTTTGCTTCTACAGAACCTGTTAGTCTTAACGGCTTATAGGATATTAGCATTCAAGAGAGGAAAGAAAATGTGGAAAGCAGCCGTTGTAACCGTTAGTGATCGATGTTTTGCCGGATTCAGGGATGATCTTACAGGATATAGACTCCGTGAAGTGCTTGCGCAGGAAGGGTATGATGTTGTTGATGTAAAAATTGTTCCTGATGAGATCGATAAGATTGCTGAAATCCTGCAGTTTTTGTGCGATGTTGTGCATTGTGATCTTGTGGTAACAAATGGTGGGACCGGTGTAAGCCCAAGGGATGTAACTCCTGAGGCTACAAAAAAGGTGATTGACCGTGAAGTTCCGGGAATGGCAGAGGCTATGAGATACGAAAGCCTTAAGAAAACCCCCAATGCTATGCTTTCTCGCGCAGTGGTGGGGATAAGGGGACAAAGCCTCATCATTAATCTTCCGGGAAGTCCAGGGGGAGCTTTGGAAAATTTTACGGCCATCAAAGCCGCTATTCCTCACGCTCTTGAAAAAATCCACGGCGATCCATCAGAATGCGCTTCTTTAAAAAATAAATAGGGGCAATAGCCCCCTTGTATAAACCATCACTGGGATCATAAGTTCTTAGCTTTGTTGGGATGTTTCCTCCTCGGATTTTAAATCCGGCAAAGCTTTTATGAGAGCGTCGGTTTGCTTTTTGATTTGTAACTTCTGAAGCTCAAAGTGTCTTTCCAGGTCTTCTCTAAGTCGATCGAAATGTTGCACATTGGCTTCAGTAAGACGAAGCATCTCTATCTTCTCTTTAATTGATGGGGTTTCCATCCAATCGGTTTTCCCTTCTTTTATAGAAATGGTGTAAACTTCATTTCCGAATTCCTTTAACATCCTATCTAGCTTTCTTTTAGCAAGGCTCTTGTGAAGGGCATAGCGACGGCTTTTTATAACTTTCCATGTCCATTTCAAGAATATCTGACCATATTCTCTAGCGTAAATGATGAGCTTTTTTGCAAATCTCTGAAGAGTGTTGGGCAAGTTATCCATCATGATCAATTCCTCCTTTTTTGGTTATTTCTATATTCAGCCAATTTTTGATATGATCATACATACGAGATACATGAGTTCCCTGCCAGTAAATCTTTCCACAGGACGGGCAAGTGAAGAATTCTCGGACCGTATTCCAGACATACTCCGGCACCTTTCCATGAGCATACTCTCTCGAGCATTCACTGAGTTCCTGGTTGCAATAGACACATCTTGCCAGAAAAAGATCGGGATCGTATCCAAGGTTGAGTATGGAAAAGAGTTCTCTTAACTGCTCGTCCGTATTATTTGCTGTAAGGCATACTACTCCTTTTATTTTATGCCACTTTCGCGCTCGAGTTATCACTGTGCGCCCATCCCTGACATGACTTTTTATTTGATCCGGGGTCTTAAGTGGTGCCACAATAGTATCCCATCCCATTATTCTTAACCACTTTGCCATCTTGCCCAGCATGGTGTCCACAACAAAACGATATTTGCTCTCGTCCTGTCTTGTTTCCATCTTTATAATTCAATAATTGATGTTTCCTGGGGATATGAAACTTCAAACCTGCTGTTAGGAATTAAATCTCGCTTGTTAATCTTTTGCAATTCAAGATTAATATCAAGATCTGACGTGTGAATATGGATCGTTTTTGGTAAATTTTCGGCGGGAGATAAAGAAAAGGGTGGAGAATAGTCAATTTGCCAGATTCGATCGATTTGTTTAATTTTAAGACCCTCAAGGTCCAATCCCTGGCTTTTTGTAGATAAAACTCTAAAAGATCGTCCAGGTTGATTTGATATACAACCTGTTACCACAGGCAAAACATCTATAATTCGACCCTCAATACCAGCAAGTTTTTCAAGCAAGTTGCCGACATTAGATGCTTTGTATAATGTTTTTTTAGCGGGAATCCATATAGTTGCTTCTTTTGGTTTTACAACAATGACGGCTATAGTATTTCCCCAAAGTGATATGAGATCAAGTCTTAGGAACTCATGATTTTGATAATATAATAATATATAACGGTTAGGGTCACGGGGAGCATTAACCTTAAGAGAGAATTGAGCTTCAAAGCTTTGCCAGTAAGCACACCTCTTTTCTATAACATCGCTGGCTCTGTAGAAAAAATCATCAGTCTTTTCTTTCGAGCGAAATGTTGCGCATCCTACTTCCAGAATTATGCACAAAATCAATATAATTGCATTTCGAATTTTAATTTGTTTCAACATTGCCTATAAGCTCTCGTATCTTTTTTTCAACTTCCGCAGCCTTGTCATGACCTAAATCAATAGCACGTTGGTATAATTCAAGCGCCTTTTTCCTCATTCCTAAAGCCCTGTATATATCGCCAGCGTGATCGGCGATAATTGGATCATCTGGAGCGAATTTAAGAGCTTTTTCCATATATTCCAGAGCTTTTCGATATTTTCCCATTTTGTAATAAACCCACGCCATACTATCTAGAATGTATCCATCCTGGGGCGATTTCTCCAAAGCCTTCTTTATATATCGTTCCGCTTCATCAAGCATTATACCCTGTTCAGCATAGGTATAGCCTACATAGTTTAGTGCTTCAGGGCTTTCCGGATCAATAATTAAAATGTTTTTCATAACCTGCAGGGCTTCGTCTTTTTTACCCATTTTGTCTAGCACTACCCCTTTTCGATACATGAAGTCCGTGTCTTTTGGAAACCTGGCCACCCCTTCTTTGAACACCCGTAAGGCTTCATCTAACTGCCCGTTGTCCTCATAAACCATTCCAAGATACAGGTGAAATTCAGGAATATCAGGGTATGTTGCTATGGCTTCTTTGAGAATATTTACAGCTGAAGTGTAGTCTTTCTTTTTCACAAAGAGCAAAGCGAGCCTGACTTGAGAAAGCTTCCAGAGCGAACTTTCCCGAGAAATTAGACGATAATTAACAATAGCCTGGTCAATGTTTCCTTCCTCTTCGTATGTAGTGGCCAGGTAAAATAATGCTTGGTCGTATTTGGGCTCTTCTTTAAGAAGTTGAGAAAAATCTTCTATAGCTTTTTGATAACTTTTTTGCTTTAGGTGGATTATTCCTATTTTGAGCCTATTTTGAAGATCTTTTTTGTTGAGAGAAGAAAGCTTTTCAAAGAGTTTCAAAGCTTCATTGAGTTTGCCCTGTCTCATGTAAAAGTTACCGGCACGCTCAATTACTTCCGGGTTTTCAGGATCGATAAGAATCATCTTCTTATACATATCATCAGCTTTTTTATAGGAATTTCGAAGTTCGTAAAGGTAAGCCAAATCACTCATGGCTTCCAGAAAGAATGGGTCTATATCGAGAGCTTTTTTGTAGGTAAGCTCGGCGTAGTCGTAATATTTCATTTCAAGGAATATTCTGGCTTTATAGTAATAGGCCAAGGGATTGTCAGGAAGAAGTTCTGTTAGTCTATCAAGAGTTGTGACGGCTTTGCCGAAATCTCCCACTTGAGCATAAAGAGTTCCCAAAAGGAGGTAAATTTCCGGGGCATCGGGGTAATAGGTGAGAGCTTTCTCGAATACATCGATTGCCTGGCTTTTTTGGTTCGTGCTGGCATATAGCCTACCAAGAAGAACCAGGATTTCTTGATTGGCTGGATCGATTTTGTAGGCTTTTTCCATGTAGGTTAGAGCTTTATCATATTGACCTTGACGGACGTAGAGAAAAGCGAGTTCGCTCAAAATGGTCACCGATTGGGGATCCCCTTTGAGAGCTTCTTCGTAGGCCGCAATAGCTTCGGCTATCTTGTCTTCACCAAGAAGCTTTTGAGCTTTCAAGTAAGCGTAGTAGAAAGGAGCTGAGGTAAAAGTTGGTGGCTGTTTGGTGTTGGTTTCTCTGGAAGATGTTTGTAAAGTGGAGCAGGACCATAGAAATAACAAACAAAGAAAGACTGCAATAAAAGGTTTTTTCATCCTTAACCATCCTCCGACGGCCTGTGACTTTATCTCCTGAACGGAGACTTTTTCTCTAAATTATAATACTCTTTTTTATTAACCTGGTAGCCTGTTGATAGCGGATTTTAGCAGGACACGGGAGCTAAGAATCCCGATTAAAAAGACAGACAACCTTGAAAAATTGCTTGCAGATATCCCAATGCCCCGCCCCTTCTACTCCTCGCCGTCAAGTGCTCTTATACCACTAGGGTGACCAAAATCAACAACTTAGATTTGAATTTTTTAAGCCAGCAGCATCAGTCTTTCGCAAAGGAATCTGCCATGTAAGCGATTCTTAACGGAGGATTAAGATAGACGAAGACTTCCTGAGGTAGAGATGACGGATGGATAGTTTGTTCAATGTCTAAAGATGGTTCCTCTTCCAGAGAGATTACCGGGGCTTTAGATGGGGGGACGTCCGGATTATATAACATTACGAGTGGTTTGTGGGGTTGATTTGGCGACTTGGAAACTACAATACCTACGGAACCGCTGGATAGCTTTACAATGGTTCCAGGAGGATATACACCAAGTATTCTTATAAAAAGTTCCATTAGTCTTTTATCAAGTTTTTCATTAAGCTTTTTATACATAAATGCCAGAGCGTGATATGGGGTCATGGCTTTTTCTAAGACCGGCGGATTGCAGAGGTTATCGTAAATATTAACTATGCTTACTATCCTGGTTGCAATTCCGATTTTATCGCCTCTTAGTCCCTTTGGATAGCCTTTGCCATCCAGAGTTTCGTGATGTTCTCCTATTATTTGCTTTGGTTCTTCTGGAAAGGATGAAATCTTGGAAACAATTTCTAGTCCGAATTGAGGATGTAGCTGTAAAAAGGACTTCTCTGATTTTGTGAGTGGCTGAGTTTTTAGAATGAGAGTTTTGGGAATTTTTAGTTTTCCTATGTCATGAAACAGGGCACCCAGCCCTATGGTAAAAATATCCTCCGGTGGTAAATTCTCAGCTCGAGCAAGAAGAAGACTTAAAATACAAGTGTTCAAAGCATGATGGAATACTTCTTCTTGTTTTTTCTTCGCATTTATAAGGAAAAGCATTGTGCTAGGGTCATTAATCAGTGTATCCACCATTTTTCTCATCATGTTTTGAGCGTCTTTAAGGGATTCTTCAGAAAAGAAAAGCAAACCGTTAAGAAGGGTCTTAACTTGGCTAATAGTCTGCTCATAGGCTTTTTCGCATTTTTGGTATTTTATGAGATAAAGTTTAGCAGAGGAAATCTTTTCCTGATCTTGATCTTCTACAAAGTGATGCGAATGAGATGGCGACGATGGTGATGGTATCTCTGGTAGATGAACCTCCTTAGTGTGCATGTCTTTTTCATTGAACACTTTTAGATCGTTTTTTTTATGAGCCTCTGAGCTTAACACGAAAACAAATGGAATATCGAGAGCTTTGATTTTTTCTATCTGAGAGTCTTCCTTGATTACAAACCTGGAACGCCAGAAAGGATGTCGAAACCAAGGCAAAGGAATTTCTACCAACATCCCTTTTTTAAGCTGACCGGGATTTACTCGACGACGTACTAATTTTTTATCACGTCTAAATATCATTCCTTCATAGCGTCCTCTATTTCTTGCACAAGTTCTTTAACCACTTTTTTAGGATCGGGCGCTTTAAGTATTGGTCTTCCTACAACAATATAATCGGCTCCATTTTGAATTGCATCAAAAGCTGTAACGGTTCTTTTCTGATCATCTTTTTCTTCTGAAAATTTAGGTCTGATACCAGGAGTCACAATTAAAAAATCTTTCCCACAGTTTCGACGTATAATCGGAGCTTCCTTGCCAGAAGCTATTACGCCAGCGCATCCGGTTTCTATTGCTATCTTTGTTCTATCTATCACCGCTTTTTCAACGCTTTTTCCATGCTCGGCTTCAAAATCCCCCGGATCCATGCTGGTAAGAACAGTAACAGCTAATATGCCTGGTTTGCCTTGAGTGGCTTCAACTCCAGCCTTTAGGATTGAACGCTCAGCATGAAGTGTTGTTAAACTTACAGGATGCTGGGAAATAATTGATAAAGCCTGTATCACCGTGTTAGGAATATCATAAAGCTTCAAATCTAGAAAAACATTGAATCCTTTATCGCCCAACCAATCAACCATATAAAAATGACTTGCCATGAAGAGTTGAAGTCCGATTTTGAAAAATCGAACATATCCACCGAGCCGAGCCACAATGTTTAAAGCGTCTTCCTTTGTAGGCACATCTAAAGCCAGAATCAATCTTTCTTCTGGTGGTATAGATTTCATAATAATAACCTCTTGATCTTATCTTAGTTTCCTTCAAGAAAAGCACCGATATGATTAACAATCCGAGGCATGATTGGCGGATTTCCAAGCTTGCTTCTGATTCCCCTTAAAGCTTGCTTTTGACAGTTCCAGGGTGAAGTCGGGCTCAGGTTATGAACCTTATATGAGTCTTCAATGAGAGACTTCATAGCACCGACAAGATCTTCTATGTCAAAGTGTTGAATGAATTCCGGAATTATACTCTTTCCTGCTATTAAATTAGGCAGAGAAACAAAAGGTACTTTAATAAGCCTTTTACCAATCCAAGCGCTTACTGAAGAAACCCTGTAAAAAACGATCATCGGCACTTCTAAGAGAGCTGCCTCGAGAGTTGCCGTGCCTGAAGCTACCAAAGTGCAGTGACATTGGCTTAGCACTTCCTGTGTAACGCTCTGAAATTTTGAGCCACTAATAGGTTGTATTGATGGAAAGATGTCAAAATCGGAAATCATCTTTTCCATTCCAGGAGCCACAGGCAGAAGAAAGCGAATCCTAGGATATATCAACTTAAGTCTTTTTGCAACTTCATTTACGATCGGTATATGATGTCGCAGTTCAGAAAGTCTGCTTCCTGGGAGTATTCCTATAGTTATTGTTTGTTCAATTTTTGGTGAAACAGGCTTTTCCTGAATCTTATCCAACAAGGGATGTCCAAAATAAGATACCTTATTGATCCCCATGGATTTATATAAGGTCTCCTCAAAGGGTAGTATAACCACCATGTCGTCAATTAACCGTTTCAAAAGCTTTATTCTAGAAAATCTCCATGCCCAAATCTGTGGGGGTATAAAATACAGAATTCGAGCTCCTTTTATTTTTGCAAGTCGAGCTACAATGTGGAGATTTACGTCTGGAAAATCTATTAAAATCACGGCATGAGGAGGGGTGCTATTAAAAAACTTAAAAATAGCTGCTATAAGCTTGTATAGTTTTCTAGATTCACTGAAGACTTCTGTAGCTCCTACCACCCCTATGTTTGATACCGAGCTAATGGGAATAGCCCCGGCTTCTGATATGAGACCCTTTGTTAGAGAAAAGAAATCCGATTTTGGAAACAGGCTTTTAAGCCCTTTTAGAATCTCAACTCCATAGAGTTCTCCAGAAAGGTCACCAGCAGAGATAAATATCTTCACTGCTTATAATCCGCACTAGACTTGGCAATAAATTTGGAAATTTCCATGGCTACAGCCAGGGCTTTCCTTGCCGTCTGACCATCTACTAGGGGTTTAGATCCAGACCTGATTGATTCTACAAAGCTTTGGAGTTCTTCCAAGAGGGCATCACCAGGCTCAACGTCCAAGAACCTGAGAATATTAGAATTCCCCTGGTTTTCATAAGGTTTTAATGGCACTTCGTAAACTTCACGGTTTTTGTAATCTGCCACCAGGCATCGACCATTATCTACAATATCCATTCTACGAATGTCCTGGCTGAAGACTCGACTAGCTTCCAGGTAAGCTACAACGCCATTGGAAAAGACTATACGAGCAAAGGCGGTATCTGAAAAGTTTGTCACGATGGATTTTCCAACCGCCCACAATTCTGAAATTTGGTGAGGCACAAGGGCAAATAGAAGATCGAGATCGTGGATCATAAGATCCATTACAACATCAACGTCTGTCCCTCGTTCCTTAAATTGGCTTAAGCGCCTGGCATGTATGAACGATGGAGATTCAATCTGTGCTTTTAGAGTACGAAATGCCGGATTAAATCGCTCGATATGCCCAACCTGAATAATACAGCCCCTTTTTTCGGCTAGTTCAATGAGTTGGTCGGCTTCGTCCAGGTTAAGGGTCATCGGTTTTTCTATAAACACGTGAACTCCAGCTTCAATGAAATCTCTTCCTATATCAAAATGACTTACAGTGGGCGTAGCTACAATGACTGCTTCAACCTGATTAAGAATTTCTCTATGAGATGAAAAATAAGGAACTTTAAACCGCTCGGCTATGAACTTTGCTCTGTTTTCATTAGTATCTACCACGCCTTTGAAATCTACGTGAGGTAACTTAAGTAGCTTTTCCACATGAAACTGTCCAAGGTATCCCGTTCCCACCACAGCTATTCTGATGTTTTTCATTGATGCTTCTGAATTTGTTTTTTCGCTCTTGGTGCCTAAGGTGGTAACTTTTGCGATAAGGTTTTTAATTGTGGTTTTTCTTGCCGCTCTAAGGTTTTCCAAAGTCTCGGGTCCTTTTATTCCCACTATTGCAATACCTGCTCGATCAGCTTCTTCAATCATAGCGTCAAGGTCAAACATAAGAGTTTTACCAGCTTCCACGGCTAGCACGGATGCTCCAACTTTTTTCATGGCTTCAATAGTGCTTAAGCCTGTAGCTGGCACATCAAAACGCAAATCTTGACCTGGCTTACTCGTCTTGACCACAACCGCTCCTTTGTCACACAGCTCTCCACCTCTTATTATAGTGGCATCCGTGCCATCTATTGCTTCTACAGCTAACACGGTTTGATGTTTTACAACAACGCATTGTCCGATATCCAGCGAACCTATGGTTTTCGCCATTTTCCATCCAAAGGCGATGTCCTTGCACTCGCGATGTCCAGGTGTTCTATGGGAAAGAACTCCTTCTGGAGCCAGTAAATGATTGAGGAAGATAGTTGATGGTTCAACAGTAATTCCTTCTTTTTCTAGCTCTTCTGCGAAAGCTCTTAAGACCTCATCATCGTGCTTGGTGAGGAGTTTCATGGCAAGACGAGCGCCACGCCAATCAAGTTTGATGCGAGAATATATTCGCCTTTTATCAATGTGACCGGCAAGTGCCAGTCGGTGAACTCCTGATTCTTTCAATATGCTTATGATCTTTCCTACCTCTCCAAGCTTCACCCAGTGGAATTGATCCACATACCGAGATAGTTCTTCGCTGGTTTCACCTTCGATGCCAATTGCAACTACAGAGAAGCCTTTTTCTCTGGCGGCTTTAGAAAAAAGAATAGGGAATTGTCCTCCCCCTGCAATCAGTCCAACATAATAATTCAGGGATTCACAATTTTGTTTCATAAATGTGTCAGCAAACGGTTCTTTTCCCATCGTGTTATCGTGTAATGCCTCTTTTAGATGGTGCTTCCACAAAGGCTATTAGCTCCTCAATCTCTTTACAAAGAATTACTTCGCTGCGTATTCTCTGAATAGCAGCTTTTAAAGTAAGACCCGAACGAAACAAAATTTTGTAAGCGCGTTTGATAGCTAGAGTAGTCTCTTGAGGAAAACCTGCCCGCTTTAGCCCCACAATATTTGGGCCGTAGAGCTTTGCACGGTTGCCAGCAGCTATCATGAATGGAGGAATGTCCATGAAAATTCCACTTAATCCCCCAATGAAAGCATATTTTCCTATTCGCACAAACTGATGCGCGCCGGTAAGTCCTCCAAGAACAGCATAATCGTCAATTACCACGTGCCCTGCAAGGGATGCACAATTTGCCATAATAACATGGTTTCCTATGGAACAGTCGTGAGCTACGTGGGAGTAAGCCATCAAGTAGTTGTCATTGCCGATTCGAGTAACACCAGTTCCTCGGGCTGTACCTCTGTGGATGGTCACGCCTTCTCTAATGACATTTCTGTCGCCGATAATAACTTCCGTAGGTTCGCCTTTGTAAGTTAAATCCTGAGGAGGTAGCCCTATAGAAACGAACGGGAATATAACGTTGTTGTCCCCAATCTTTGTATTGCCATCGATAACCGCATGAGCCCCCACTCGGTTTCTTCTTCCTAGGATAACCTTAGGTCCTATTATGGCATAAGGTTCAACAACAGTTCCTTCACCTATTTCTGCACCGTCGTGGATTATTGCAGTTGGATGAATTTGAATCACCTTTGGATTTGCTCCTTTATTGTCTGTTAAAAACTAAAACTGGGCTTCAAAAGGTTTTTTCAGTGCGATTAAAAACTCTCCCTCTGCAGCTATTTCATCATCAACCGTTGCTACGCCTTTTAATTTGAAGAGATCACCTCGGTGCTTTAACAGAGACACTCTAAGTATGATTTGATCACCCGGTCTTACGGGTTTTCTGAACCTAGCGTTATCAATACCGGCAAAGTAGCCTCTCTGTTCCTTTTCTTCACCTTTGATGGCGCTGATTAAAACACCTCCGAGTTGAGCCAGAGCTTCTAGTATAAGAACTCCGGGCATGATGGGTTCGTCCGGAAAATGTCCCTGAAAGTATGGTTCGTTAATGGTCACGTTTTTTATGCCCACAACCTCTTCGGTGGATACGTTGATTATTCGATCCACCATAAGAAAAGGGTATCTGTGCGGTAGTATTGATTGAACCCATTTAACGTCCTTGGTCATTTTCCCAATCCCGCAAAAGTTTTTTAACCGTAACTTCAAGGTCTTTAACGGTTTTTCTTAAACGTTCGAGTCTTTTTATGTTCATATGAGTCTTAAATATTTCTTCTTTAGACGATGCAGGAATTCCCACGATCTCCATATAAGGTTTTACATCGGAGGCTACACCGCTCTTAGCCCCTATCATTACAAAATCCCCAATGGTTACGTGATCAGCAATGCCTACCTGCCCCCCCATAATTACTCTGTTGCCTATTTTTGAACTTCCGGCGACCCCCACCTGTCCCGCTAGAATACACTCTTCTCCGATAGTTACATTATGAGCAATTGTTACCAGATTGTCTATTTTAGATCCCCGCTTTATGCGAGTTTCTCCGAAAGTTGCTCGATCTATAGTGCAGTTTGCCCCTATCTCCACGTCATCTTCTATTACAACGATACCTGTCTGGGGAACTTTTATATGTTCGCCTGTTTCGTCCTGAGCATAGCCGAAACCATCGCTTCCAATTACAGTTCCACTGTGGATGATGACCCTGTTCCCGATTTTACATCTGTCCAGAATAATGACTCCCGGGTAGATTAAGCATTCCGATCCGATGGTTACATTTTGCCCGATATAGCAATGAGCCATGATACGACTGTTGTCACCAATGACACTTCCGCCAGCTACGTAAACAAAAGGACCTATTCCTACATTGTTGCCGACTTTTGTTTCTGGTTCCACCCACGCTGTAGGATGAATCCCTGATGGGGTTGATGTTCCTATTCCATGAATAATTTGAGCGATCTTAGCAAAGGTCGCTTTTGGATAGTGCGAGATAATGAGTGGAAACATCTGAAGTTCAGTCACAAGGGATGGATGCACCACGATCGCTCCAGCTTTTATTAGCGATAGATCTTTTGGTAAATACTTTTTGCTTTCGACAAATGTAATGTGTTCTTTGTCGGCGCTGGTGATGGGGGCAACGCCTCGTATAATAGTGGAACCATCTCCGTGGAGGAGTGCTCCACAGAGATGGGCAAGCTCGGCAAGAGAGTATTCTCGCACCGAGGTGTTCATAGGGTTATTTTTTCTTTCCTGTGCCAGAAGGAGTTGATGGCGTGGATGGCGCTATGGTCTGAGGTTGTTTATCAAGTTCCTGGATGATTTTTTGAGTTATATCGTATTTATCATCGCCATAGACTAAACCACCTCTTCTAGCTTCAATTACGATGTCATATTTTTCCTTCTTTGCTACGTCTTTTACTATTTCCATAATTTTGTCTATAAGGGGTTTCATGAGTTGTTCAGAGAGATCTTGTAACTTTTTGTTAGATTCCAGAAGAAATTTCTCGCCTTCTTGGCGTTTTTCTTCAAATTCTTTCATTTTTTGCTTTTTGGAATCTTCGGTCATTTTGCCTTTCGACTGAATTTCTTCTCTCATCCTGGAGAGTTCTTCCTGTTTTGTCTGGAGTTGCGATCTAATCTGGCTTTCTTCTTTTTTAAGTTTTTCCTGCACAGATTTTCCCCACTGGGATGTAGATAAAACCTTGTCTAAATCAAAGAAAGCGATCTTTTGTTCTGCTTGGGAAACCGACACCCCCAGAATGAAAACCACCGCAAAAACTGATGCTAGCATCGAAATTCTTCTAGCAAATTTCATAGAAACCTCCACATATAGTTTGTTTAATTAACGCTCGTAACCGAGCGAAAAGACGTGCATTAGCCTTATGGCTTTTGCCGTATCTCCTTTACAAGTTTAGAAAAATGCTCCCATTGAAAACTGCCATGTGCTTCTTGAGTCTCCAGGTCCAGGATCAGGGTTGTAAGCCCATTCGATTCTAAGGGGTCCCAAAGGCGACGCCCATCTTAAGCCTCCCCCTACACCCATTTTGAATTTGGAAATGTCTAGTTGCTCTCCTTCGGCAAAAGCATTGCCCGCATCAAAGAAAAGGACCCCCTTCAGGTTTATTTCTTCAAATATGGGGAAGATAAGTTCGGTGTTAAAGAGTCCGTATTTGGTGCCTCCGATTTTGTCACCCGTGACAGGATCTTTAGGGCTGAGTTCTCCCCATTCGTAAGAT of the Thermodesulforhabdaceae bacterium genome contains:
- a CDS encoding HD-GYP domain-containing protein, producing MIFRRDKKLVRRRVNPGQLKKGMLVEIPLPWFRHPFWRSRFVIKEDSQIEKIKALDIPFVFVLSSEAHKKNDLKVFNEKDMHTKEVHLPEIPSPSSPSHSHHFVEDQDQEKISSAKLYLIKYQKCEKAYEQTISQVKTLLNGLLFFSEESLKDAQNMMRKMVDTLINDPSTMLFLINAKKKQEEVFHHALNTCILSLLLARAENLPPEDIFTIGLGALFHDIGKLKIPKTLILKTQPLTKSEKSFLQLHPQFGLEIVSKISSFPEEPKQIIGEHHETLDGKGYPKGLRGDKIGIATRIVSIVNIYDNLCNPPVLEKAMTPYHALAFMYKKLNEKLDKRLMELFIRILGVYPPGTIVKLSSGSVGIVVSKSPNQPHKPLVMLYNPDVPPSKAPVISLEEEPSLDIEQTIHPSSLPQEVFVYLNPPLRIAYMADSFAKD
- the pyrF gene encoding orotidine-5'-phosphate decarboxylase, giving the protein MKSIPPEERLILALDVPTKEDALNIVARLGGYVRFFKIGLQLFMASHFYMVDWLGDKGFNVFLDLKLYDIPNTVIQALSIISQHPVSLTTLHAERSILKAGVEATQGKPGILAVTVLTSMDPGDFEAEHGKSVEKAVIDRTKIAIETGCAGVIASGKEAPIIRRNCGKDFLIVTPGIRPKFSEEKDDQKRTVTAFDAIQNGADYIVVGRPILKAPDPKKVVKELVQEIEDAMKE
- the lpxB gene encoding lipid-A-disaccharide synthase, producing the protein MKIFISAGDLSGELYGVEILKGLKSLFPKSDFFSLTKGLISEAGAIPISSVSNIGVVGATEVFSESRKLYKLIAAIFKFFNSTPPHAVILIDFPDVNLHIVARLAKIKGARILYFIPPQIWAWRFSRIKLLKRLIDDMVVILPFEETLYKSMGINKVSYFGHPLLDKIQEKPVSPKIEQTITIGILPGSRLSELRHHIPIVNEVAKRLKLIYPRIRFLLPVAPGMEKMISDFDIFPSIQPISGSKFQSVTQEVLSQCHCTLVASGTATLEAALLEVPMIVFYRVSSVSAWIGKRLIKVPFVSLPNLIAGKSIIPEFIQHFDIEDLVGAMKSLIEDSYKVHNLSPTSPWNCQKQALRGIRSKLGNPPIMPRIVNHIGAFLEGN
- the lpxI gene encoding UDP-2,3-diacylglucosamine diphosphatase LpxI (LpxI, functionally equivalent to LpxH, replaces it in LPS biosynthesis in a minority of bacteria.) — its product is MGKEPFADTFMKQNCESLNYYVGLIAGGGQFPILFSKAAREKGFSVVAIGIEGETSEELSRYVDQFHWVKLGEVGKIISILKESGVHRLALAGHIDKRRIYSRIKLDWRGARLAMKLLTKHDDEVLRAFAEELEKEGITVEPSTIFLNHLLAPEGVLSHRTPGHRECKDIAFGWKMAKTIGSLDIGQCVVVKHQTVLAVEAIDGTDATIIRGGELCDKGAVVVKTSKPGQDLRFDVPATGLSTIEAMKKVGASVLAVEAGKTLMFDLDAMIEEADRAGIAIVGIKGPETLENLRAARKTTIKNLIAKVTTLGTKSEKTNSEASMKNIRIAVVGTGYLGQFHVEKLLKLPHVDFKGVVDTNENRAKFIAERFKVPYFSSHREILNQVEAVIVATPTVSHFDIGRDFIEAGVHVFIEKPMTLNLDEADQLIELAEKRGCIIQVGHIERFNPAFRTLKAQIESPSFIHARRLSQFKERGTDVDVVMDLMIHDLDLLFALVPHQISELWAVGKSIVTNFSDTAFARIVFSNGVVAYLEASRVFSQDIRRMDIVDNGRCLVADYKNREVYEVPLKPYENQGNSNILRFLDVEPGDALLEELQSFVESIRSGSKPLVDGQTARKALAVAMEISKFIAKSSADYKQ
- the lpxA gene encoding acyl-ACP--UDP-N-acetylglucosamine O-acyltransferase, whose product is MIQIHPTAIIHDGAEIGEGTVVEPYAIIGPKVILGRRNRVGAHAVIDGNTKIGDNNVIFPFVSIGLPPQDLTYKGEPTEVIIGDRNVIREGVTIHRGTARGTGVTRIGNDNYLMAYSHVAHDCSIGNHVIMANCASLAGHVVIDDYAVLGGLTGAHQFVRIGKYAFIGGLSGIFMDIPPFMIAAGNRAKLYGPNIVGLKRAGFPQETTLAIKRAYKILFRSGLTLKAAIQRIRSEVILCKEIEELIAFVEAPSKRGITR